TATATCTGCGTACATAGCCGAAAACGGAAGAATTATGGTTATTGTAAAAAACTAATTAGCTTCATAACAACGATTAATTGCGTAAATAATCATGTTTTttcaattgaaatttcttttagTCAGATACCAATGTGTATCCTTTCCCTATTTGCATAATCATTATGTTATTTTAAAGCTGCCACAGATTTGATTAAATTCGTGTATGTTTTATTAACGACGATCGCATTAAAGCTATCGTGCCTCTTGGCTGTGTAACGAAAAGGTGCATACGCGTAAAAGTACTCAGTACCCGATACGCGTCACACCAAATATAAATACGAAACAATATCGTAAATAACAAGTAACTCTAAAAATTCAACTAGTTCTATCTATGTACATtcatgatataacatataattttatgGTACGTTGTCTCAGTAAAATCGATGTAATAATTCTCAAGTTCCAGGTTATATCCTAGACCTCGGTATAAGCCTTATTTATTGCGTAGAACGCTAATTGGTCCAATGGAATGAGTAGGCATTAAATGCATTCAACATTATCTATGTAGCTAAATGCTAAAGATATAAAGGCCAAGAGACAATAAAATTGTGTGAATGCATTTATTCTACTCTAATAGtcctaattaataattgttctaCTACTTGTATTTATATCCATTTTTATAGCATACTCTTGGTCAAGACTGTGCAAATAGTTGCTGGAATGATCCATGTATACTCATGTAAAATAGTCAGTGCCATTatgaatataatacatatacacTCTACTTTACGTTAAATATAGCAACAGTTTGGTTTTGGACCATGACCATGCTATTCTATCTGGTTTATTCATATTAGTAACAGTATAAttctaaagaaaataaatcaattttcaattttcagtcTTAATTTCTATTGTTGTCGGTTGCTACTGTTGTTATTGATATTACTGCTGTTACTGTTATTGTTATTCGGGTTGTTGCTAGTACTGCTGTTGCTGCCACTGCtgctgttattattgttattattattgtgatGATTGTGGTGGTGGTGATTATTGCTATTCAATGTAGGGATAGTGGGATTCCCAATATTATCTATTTCGCGCTGCGCACGTGAAATTTTTACCTTGTCCCGCGGCGTTCCATCCTCACCGGTTTCCATAGCAAAcattttcatcttttctttAAAACTCAGCTTTTCAGGTACTTGCCCAACTTGAGAACTTTGTTGCTGCTTTTGTTTTTCAGCGAGCCTTCTTTGTCTGGGATCcctaaataaaacaataaagtaAAAATCCACGATTCATTTTCTGATTATTAGCAACCATTCGAgcacaaaaaataataaattatagcgTTACTTGTACACTTCTTGAGCACCTATTACACCAGGGGTACTACCAGTAATTGGAGCCCCACCGGATCCTTCGGGTGCTTTTGGAGATGCCAATAAAATTTCTGCATCATTTATGAAATTCTGAAAGTAATAAGTAAATAGTGAAAATAGGTTTACATAGTTGTAACTTTAAGTTGCTCAACTATAAATTGGTAAACCatcaaaatttgtaataaaagttTTCAATTGGAATTGAAATGAAAGCAGGATAAAGCTaccaaatacatatatattgaataaatgatgatattatctgcataaaaaatgtaaataatttaaaaatcgtgAGTTCAATATGTGATTGAACATGTACGAAAGTGCACACaattttagaaataatatatatgtgtatatataatctATCTTACATTTGGATCTTCTGTAATGACATCCATAGCCAGAATTTGACTTGTGCTCGAATTTCCAGACGAAACACTTCGTTGCACTGATTCTACATTTGCATTTGAGTCATGAAAAGAGACTCTCTTAACAGACGTTGACTGCGGCTGAGCCAATGTTACTATATTAGATATGTTTGCATTATTCGACCTCAGGGTACTTTGTTGCGACATAACCGCATAACTAGAACCTCGTTCCGGAGGCAGAGGCGCATCGTTGCTAGTATTATGCGTggctattaaaatatatatgtacatataatccAAACATAAATGGTGACAATTAGTAGAAGAGGaccttgtttttattttgtcatTACTGACAGTATTCTGAATACTTACAAGAGGCGCTTGATCCGTTAATAATTAGGCTGTCCAATCGTAACATACTGGGATGTAACATTTGTTGAGTTTTCAAATGGGATTGCAATTGTTGCGAGTGATGTTGCTGTTGATACATTTGTTGGATTTGTTGTTGTTTGTTAatttcttcctccttctttttcGATTGAGTGTCGTCGAATTCGACTTGTTTTCGCTTAATCTCCTCGTGTCTACGATGcatctctttttcttcgttagATTGAGATAAACCAAGTGGTTTTTGAGAAGAGTTTAAATGAAGCAAGGATGACATTTGAATTTGCCCTATATTATTTGGCATTTGATTGGTGTGTTCATGTTGAAGATCTGACGAAAAATGCGAACCAGAACTCTCTTGTTGCTGTTGATGTGGCTGTTGCTGTTGCAGACaagtatttacaatattttgcgAAGATTGCTGAGATGGGCCATTGCCCGTATGTATCGACACGACGTTGGTAGAATGCATCGGGGAACCACCAACAGATTGACCAGTATGATTTCCTTTGATAGATTGATTGGTTGCATTTGTTCTAGGCAAGTTGAGGTGATGTTGCTCCAATGAATTATTTCGATCTTGTGGCACCGTTGTACGAAGCAAGCTTTGTTGTACTCTTATGTTCTCGGTGTCTAAATCATTACTTTCTTCGTCATCGTCTTGTTGATTGGCAACTTCCTCAGCTCTTTTTTGAAAGTCTCTTTCCAGCTGAAGAGCCCGCAGTTGTTCTTCCTGTTGTGATGTTCTGTGAGATAATGCACTTAATTCCGCTATTTGTTGATCTCGCCACTGTCTTGCAGCTTCTCTTCTACGTGCTTGTTCctaaataatttcatataataataacaataaaacgaTAACAAAgatacatttaataaataaacttactctttctttctcttctcgttGCCATGGATTCGTAGCACTATATTGATATTGACGTGGTTGTAACGTAGTTCCAGTTGTATTTGCTGGATAATACCCCCCACGAGGGGGATCCTGCATACTCGCAGTGTACCTGGGtggataaatattatttcagttTTTTAGTCTCATTTATATTATCTGATCTTTCATTAATTAACCAACAAGATATTACCTTGAATCCGATTGTTTACTATAAAGTGGATGAGTCGAAGTGCTTGGCGGCGGCGGTGGAGGACTTTCTGGATATCCTTCTTCCGGTAAAGTAGGCCGTATTGGAATTTCATTAGACATCGTACTTCCTTCCGGTGCAGTTTGCGCTCTATTTATTCCATTTTCGTCATTATAATGTTCGTTTCGTACATCCGAATTTAAATAATACTGCGATCCAACAGCAACATGTTGATTTTGATCCATatataattttccaatatcTCGTGTACCTTGATCTCTTCCATAGTCGAGCAACATTCCGTTGGATTGTAAGCGAATTAAATCGTTTTTTCCTCTGGTGGATGTCATACTAGCATGTCCATATTGAATATGTCCAAGATTTTGTTGTTGGATATTTTGATGTTGATGTTGGTGCTGATGTTGATGCTGATGCTGATGTTGATGCTGAAGCTGAAGCTGATGTTGATGTTGATGCGGATGCTGATGTTGTGATTGAGGTTGAGATTGATGTTGGTGTTGATGTTGATGCACGTGTGGGGATTTTCCATATTGGACCATATAGGGGCCATATTGCGCATCCAAGTAACCATAATTCGAAGGTCCCGTTTGTCTCGTGGTTACATGACCAGATGTTGAGATGGATGGTGCGGAGGACACTGTTACTGGTGGACTTGATCCCAAATTTGGTTGGGAACCGGCAGATTTTGTTGGTCGGACGGCAGAACTTATCGGAGATTGAACGGacatatttgtttttaaattatatgcGGTTGGTCGATATTGATTCAATGGGACTGGAATGCCACCTCGTAATTCGCGTCTTCTGACTTCTTCTTGCATTTCTTGGAGCTTTGCTTCTTGTCGTATTATATCCCGAGATGACTGAGATCTTGGAGGCGCTGCACAGCCTTGTTGCGAAAGACCACCAACAAGGTAAGATTGTTGTTGAGGTTGAGGTACATATGCAGATATTGGACGGTCTCTGGTCTGATTCATTTCAAATGTTCCTGGACGATTCAAAGAATTTTGTGAACCTCTCGAACTTTTTTGCAGTTGCAGAGGATTCCTATAAATTCACGGAAAGGGAAGAaattagataattttatttgaaattcacAGGTCGAGAAAATAAAACTAAAGTAAGAAAACCAAAATgaacgaattttattaaaacaaatgataaaaaaataagaaaaataaaagctaTTTACCTGTCATCCGAATGTTGAGAGGGACTATGTCGTTGCTTGGTCGTGGTGGTGGTCGtggtcgttgtcgtcgtcgtcgtgtctTGATTCCGATAGATGCTCAAGTTTTGATAAAATCTTTCGGCTTCGTTACTTTGAAGAATATTCGAACTTGGCCCAACATTAGCACTTGAACTATTGTTACTCGTTGTTTGACCAGGGTTCAAATTCGGTGATGATTGTTGTCTACTCACAAGACCACTCGGTGGTAATGTTCCCATTTTTGTTGGATCATGTAAATTATGACTCGAGCTATTTTTAGAaagaaatgtattatataaagaaAGAGGAATGGATAAACATGATTTAAAAAAGATGGTAAAATTATTTTGGGAAGCGAAAGGAATCGAAAATTCTTAGGGTTCAGTTAAGATCTAAAGTAAGGAAAAGTTCACTAAAGTTCGAAAGAAAATGAATTCTCTTACCGAGAACGTAGCGACGTCGAACTGTTGATTGTGGTCATTGGTGGAGGTGGCTGCGTAACAGGCGGTGTAACGCTGTTACTCGACGATGCCCTGCTATAACCAGGATTGAATACCTCGTGCTGTTGTTTTCCATCCGTTCCTACATCTGTTTTACAGAACCGTGCGACACACATTAATTAGTATACATATTTTTGTGAGATAAAATTTTAACCCAACAAAGTGAGAAAACAATAACgcaaaaataatagtaataatgtaataaatagcGCATAAAATCCTAGAtacaaaaaatagaaagagaaaggaaaaagaaacaaaacggAACGAGATGAAGCGAGGCGAGACGAAGTGAAAAACAAAAAGGTGAAAAGCGGATTAGAAGTGAGTCATAATATCACGAAAGTAAAGTGTGTGACCAAGTTAGAGGCGAAAGGAGTGCTTGAATCCAACGAGCAACATGATAATGACAACCATATAGCACAGTATCTCCATTTCGCTATCATTCACTCTCCTTTCTTCAATTACCGTTTCTACTTACTGTGCAATGCTGGCACGGACTTGCTGGTATGTATTTGTTGTTGCGGTGCAGTAGCGTCGCGTCCAAGCCGAGATGGTAAGTCTCGTTCACTCATGCGACGAGGTCCTGCGATAGTCACACGTGCGGAAACATATGTTTGTGTAATGTTGTActttaatgatatttattgtGAACATTTAGACAAGCATGAATAATTCAAGCAGTATATTGTGATTCATCCGCCAATTATGAAAAATCAACAGAATAGACTACATCATTCAAAAAATCATatagaaaatatcaatttttcacGCGTGCATCGCACGCTTTATTCAAAAAAtggttatatttattatatcaatatattatatacttcttCCTGCGAGATTGTGTTTTAATAACGTATGCATGCATATTTCGTTAATAGCAATAACAACAACACATGTAAATAGCGTAAAGTAAATACATGTGAAGTATGAATgttgttatttatatatgtataatgtgtatacatataacaAAGTACAAAGACAGAAAAAAAAGCGGACgtgtaaaatttaaattgtaacaAAAGCAAGCTAAGTCCTATTCCtctcttttatacattttcattcattctcctttttttctttttcgctctACACTTACAACATGCACATAAACATTTATCTCATAGCGAAACCGATTGCTAACGAAAGAAACAGAAGATGTGCTTTTAAGTAGAAGAGgggaaaaacaagaaaaattgttaaaaagaaaattatcttGACATGCGTGAGGTAAGTCGATCATTGGTAAATGACTATTAACTTGCATAACATCCATTATTCCTAATATTGACAGGCACGCATTAAAAAAATGCGAGAGCAAAATCAATTGCTTACGTAAAAAGAAACCAATATCTAGATGAGTTTGACTCGATCTTGGATAAATCTTGGATAAAACTGATTTTTTCCAATGTTGGTCGAGCTTTACATCGATCTCTATGTCTTTATCAATTATCGAAGTTTCTTTTTCAATCTCCACTGGCGCATGTTGATCGCTTTTAATCGGTAAAAGATCGAAATGGTTTTTCTCTGCGACACGTGATATCGGATTCTGTTGGAATTTGTCTTTgaagatgaaattttctttgCAAGTTTTTAGTccgtatattgttttgttatcgttatcgttatcttGCGAGGAATCCTCGTTTCGAGATCGGGAATACTGCTGATCGTTAGTGAGAAACGATGATGCTTTATCAGCATCGCCCCGTTGATCAGTAGTTCGTTTCAATTCGTTGGTGGAACGGTATTTTTTTCGTTTACACCACCTCTGTTTTCGCTGCTCGCTGTCCTCATTACGTGATAATTCTTTTGCCTTTTCAATATTTGGATAGGAATTTGCCAACCGTTTGATCAATTTATCATCGAATAAGAGTGGTTTGCTTGCATTCTCACTTCGCACACTGTTCTCTCCAATATCCGTCGGCCACGATGACACGAATCTCTGAATATTCGCCTGTATTTCACGCAAAGACAACGATGAGGCTGTACCTGACTCTGTATCGACGAAAATGCTGTTTGAAACTTCCATGTCTGGTTCTTTATTCAATACGTGAAAAGAAGGTAGAGAAGGAGAACGAAAAGGAAGAAGCGATGCTCTCGCACCATCGAGATCAGACACTTCCCTCAGTTGTTCTATCACCTGTTTTTGTTCTGACAATGACAACTTCCGTTTACCATCTGTTGATTGACCTTTATACACATCGGCTGAATTATTGTGATAGCAATAATAGTTAACATCACCATTTTCATTTAACAGATCTATGGTCGATTTTTCGAACATTTGGTCCAATCCAATTGGTGCAAGATATCGTCGTTTAATTTCGCTATTTCTCAAATCTAGTTCGGATTGACATTCATTGATATCGTCGATGGCGGGAAACCGATAATCCGATCGCTTTTGATAAATTTGAATCGAGGCAACATTAGGTTCTGAAGAAAATTTTTTTGAGCTCTCTAATAATTTAATCGCATTAGGTCGATGATGAATCGGTTCAACATCGCCGAGTTTTGAAAAATGTTTTGCCAACGCGGCTACGCGACCACCACAACCGAGGCGCACCTCTTCCGGTGATTTCCAACATTTGTTGAAAGTCGATATATCACTTGACGTATCGCTATCTAGACCAGACAAGTCAAGATTTAATACTGGATTTACAGCGTTATTAACATTCGGAGTTGTTTTCGAAATCATGCAAATTTTGGAATCACCGTTCTCCTTATTTGATATATCTTTTTCCACCTTTTTTTCTCTTATCTCGTAATTTTTGTCTCGTTGTTCCAACGCTTGAAATCCAATAATTGTCATTTTATTAGCTTCTGCGTATTCCTGTTGCCTATTCGATGCTTCTTGCCCATTCTCATTTATGATCTGTGATCTTTTCTCAATCACCGAATGTTGCGAACATCTGCAATATTTGCCCATAACATCGTTTTTATATCGTGGTAAATTTGATGCAGCGAAATCATCTTGTGAAATATTGGTTACATCAATCACACGATTATTAGATATGTTATTGTTCTCCGATTGATACTCGTTGAATTCGTTTAAAGGATGACATGACGTCGGGGTGTCATCCGTTTGATCGATATAAGGTATCGAATCGAGAGAAAAATTATCACATTTGATACCTAGCGCCGTTGTCGTGGAAACCGAATTTGTCGAATTTAAAATGATTGACGGTGTTTGAACAGCGTTCATATTCATTGACTGGGTAAACGGAACAGGTTGCCCAACTTCCGAAACAAACGACAAGCTTGTCGTTTTAGATCTGTGGTTTGTTTGATCGGTTGAAGCGCGTGTATTATTCGTCGAAATAGTATGATCGCGTGTTTGCAAATATCTATCACCATGCTCCAAATTCGAACTCAAATCTGTACCATGGTCATTACCACCATCACCACTACTGTTACCACCACCAACTACTGTTTCTACATTTTCTCGCTTTTCCCGCCGAGACTGCTGTTTTACCGACTCGTTATCGGTATGTTCCGCATAAGTCCGCGTGTATGTTAACAATGACGACGGTGTATGATCCCGCAAACACGTTTGTCGCAGGTCTTTCGATTGTGAAATACTCCAGAATGGTTTGCAGTACCGATTTGAGACGAGGCgagaagaatttaataaatcggaattatgataatatttatattccaaGTCCTTTGAACAAATCGAAGAAAGAATCGCACCTGGTACTGAATCGATCGAACGTTCCGAACCGATCGCGTGCCTTGGAACGCTCAATAAATTACCCATTGAATGCGATGTAGATGGCTGCTCGTTCGTTTCCTGCGATGAAGCTTCCAAGTTTTCGGACTTGGGGCGAATCTTGTGCGCTGCTCAAGAACAATCAGTTAGTAAAGCGTTAATTAAGCAATCATCTATATCTGGCTATTTCGCGAGAGCCAGAACCCGATGAATAAAATGACGTGCGGTGACGAATAATACGAGCGAGAACGATTCATGAAAGCGTTATAAGCTGTTTAACATTCCGCAATTAGCAGATTAAAAGCATCGCGCAAGAACGAATTAGAGTATATTTTGCACTATAAATTTAAGCGATTACTTATTtcagtttctttctctttatcacGTCGCTTTTTTAAGCTCGTTGCCTTACTCTCACGGTATTTtaattcttgtaatattttcttctcAGTATTAAAGCGAAACGAATTATCGAACGGTGAAACGACGCAATCGAATCGCATTATGATTATTAAAGAAAGTTCAAAACGGTTTTCGAACGGACAACATACATACCTCTGGTCATTACTGGTGACGGTTGTGATAATAAAGTGGCCAAACCATGATATATGGCACCTTGTTTAGCAACTTCCAATGTTACTATTGGTCCGGTACGTACTAAATATTCAGCAGCTCTACGAAATAGCAAAGTCAATGTTATTATAAGTCCAACCATAGAGAGAATTAATATGGATAATTTCTCCTAAAATGGTTCTACATCCATTATGCAATCTTTAGCACAACCTATACATTACTTACTTTTCCTGAGTAATTCCTACTAAACTTTGTCCGTCCACTTTTAGCAATTGGTCTCCAGCCGTCAATCTGCCGTcctgcatatgtatgtatatattttaaaattgtgTAAAAATGAAGCGATTAGATGTATTCGTTTAAACTACATAGTATATATATGTCAAAATTAACAATAGAGATTTACATATGGATATAAATGATAGATTTTACTAATgatagaataattattaataattatttgtggTAGAATGTAAATGAGAGAAAcgactttgttttaattttccTCTTGTCTCTATGTACTACATGGAGATTTACTTACAGCATCAGCAGCACCACCAGCAACTACGCTCTTTATATATATTCCAAGCCTATCCTGACCAGCGCCCTGCAACATATCGCAACCGAATGTATATCCTATTGGCGAGAACAAGGTATTTCATaagatttaaaatatataattacatgtaaatataatacatataatacaaaaacACATACTTTGGCTGCGACAATGCTCAAACCCATTCCATTGGTAGACTTGTGTAATTTTATTACATGTATCTCGGGTTGAGCACCACTCGGCCCTGTATGACAGGAATAACCTCCAGATCTATTGCTCATTGCGCTTGGACTGCgatactattaaatattattggtAATTAAGATCTTGATTATTGTTCAAGTATCATCATTGCTAGCCGTGGTAGGAAGCAGAACAAGGgtaaaaagaaggaaggaaacgggaacaagaaaaaaagagaggaaaaagaaaacaaattacaTTATTGTGATGATCTATCATGTATATAGTCCAATATCCACTACTGGTGGGTTGTGGTGCCATACGGCATAGACCATCCCGTTGCAATGGCGCTAAAAATTCGGCTAATCCTGGAGGTACACCACGAATAACTTCGCAACTGTATCCATCTTCGGGAAGTAAAAGCGCTAAAGCGAGCGTAGGCTCTTCTTCAAGTCGAATCTCTCTGCCATCAGCACGTGCGAGCGTATCAGCCACGCTTTCGGCCACCTAGAATTCAATATGATAACGCATTACTTATAAATATATTGGAAATCCTATCATGTTTCCACCTTTATCCTTTTTATGTGGTATTATTACATAAGTAGACATATCAACTCACTCTGACTACGTTTTCAATCAATTCCGCAGGAAGTCTTGGTTCATCCGCAGCTGGTTGATACTTTTGCAACAATGCTCTGACCTGAAGAGAATTCAACTTGAAGCACGTAGAGCTCAAGGTAGCAAGTTCCTCCGCATTGTATTTTGGAGCTTGTAGAAGATGAGTCGCTTGCATGATGGTTGCCAAATGACATTGACTCGCGAGTTCCAAGCCTTGCCTTTCAGCCCAAGTTTCCAGAGCGTTTAGTCTCGCCTTTAATCTACGACCGAACCATCTAACGCACAAGTTGGCATTTGAAACTAAAGCGTTAAACGCGGTCGCGTTTATTGTGTGGAACAAGTGACTAAATAGTTGAATGGTAAGTGCAGCGTTTACTCTGCATCGCCTAAGTAAAGCCATCGTGctcgaaaatatttgaagaacgCCGGCTTCTTTAGCAGGTTCGTCTGCATCTGCCATGAACTGTGACATTGCCGGTGCTAGTTCCAAGGAAATGCACCTAACCAACGACGCGAATGCTGTATGAACTGCTTCCGTCAAAATATCTTGTGCTCTGGTTGAAAACGCACCTACGTGCCGATCGTTTTTCAACATATGTAGTAGTTCCGAACCGTTTGCTAACCACAGTGCCAACGAGGACGCATCCATGTACCGTTCCTACGGCAATGATATGGAATAGAATGATGTATCAAATAACAacagtaatatttatatctccACCATCACAGTCTACCTCGGGCTTATACTGATTTAATTGTTCAATAGCTCATCTCGAGTTAGGTTATCGAAACATTATGTATTTCTTCATTAATTTACCTGTATTACTCGTTGAATCATGCTAGCGACATTTGCTAACATCACGGTCAATCTATGAGCTCTCTCCGTTGGTTGCAATTCTGGTCTATAATGTGTGCTTGCGCGATATCTCGCTGCCAAGTAAAGCGTATACGTTGGAGCCAATTTGAATTGTGGCGCCGATGGTTCAACATCTGTGATTACCGCATGAAAAAATGTTTCTTCCGTTTCCTCGAGAAATTCTAATACAGCTGGTAAAATCGGATCCGTCCCACGTGGCTGTCGATCATTCTGCAACGTTCTGCTCGAAACAACAGAAAGATTCGATATCATTCAACGTGGTTCTCCAAAATGCTATGATTGAATTTGTTTCCTCAACCGTTGGATAATTTATCATTATGTGTATGCTTATCTGTTTACGGGTACTATACAATTGTGATTTTCATATAGAAAACATATTCGTATTTCGGATTTTATATTTCGAGATGCATGTCATGGCTTAATCACTCTTCATTTGTTTGTTAGATCAAACAATCTGttcgttataaaaatgtaacaacGTAAACGTGAACTCTTTCGGTGAAACAGAAAAAGCTATTAAATATTACCTGTTACCATCCCTGCTACTGGTAAGACTGGCAGTTTCTACATTTCCATCGAGATCAAAGGTTGTTTCATAATTGTGCGTTGATTCCGGTGCATGTGTCGGGCTTCGAGTATGGCAAACagtagcaacagcagcagcagggACAGATGTAGACTTGCTCGGACTAGATGGATGTATAGGTATCGGCCTTTCCGAGCCCACCTCCGTTACATTTGGCTGCAACCGATGCCGCACACCAGCCCCGTTTGGAATTTCGCTACCGTCAGGATTCAATTCCAGCGAAAAGGGCAATCTTTCGTCTTCGTATCTGCGAATCAAACCATGCgtattacatgttataacgaTTGCCTCTCATAGTCTATCATTGGTTTCATtaatatttctcaaattatAAGTTTCCCGTTATAAGTTACAATTGGTCATCAATATAGCCAATCCCTcgcataaatttaatatattttccttttGATCAAAGACAACGAGAACTCGATGCACTCTTTTCTCCTAGAACGAACTCTTTCGCTATAATTTTATCATTCCAAAAAACCTGTAATCTAATTCGTTCCATTTGCCACTAGGTTTTTTCTTCCGTTTCCGAGGCACATAATCTGAAGGTCTTCTTCGCACATGGAACATAATTGAACCTGTAA
This DNA window, taken from Bombus terrestris chromosome 3, iyBomTerr1.2, whole genome shotgun sequence, encodes the following:
- the LOC100646773 gene encoding uncharacterized protein LOC100646773 isoform X5; amino-acid sequence: MTVSEEMATELANKKAEREALRGVIQQWNANRLDLFELSEPNEDLEFHGVMRFYFQDSGQKVATKCIRVASDATSQAVIETLIEKFRPDMRMLSVPEYALYEIHENGEERKLGLEEKPLLVQLNWHIDDREGRFLLRRIDDKTNAQGVGFSSSDGSSFRRKLSKREKKQMKKQEKLSRLKSLEQDENTIPVDQNGVAEKLYTELPETSFTRSISNPEAVMRRRRQQKLERKLQQFRSKDGGPDTGGTLKIYGEALCKDVPYKTLLLSVRDSAVQVVREMLSKYGLEKVDPQQYCLVQVNSENNINGGTQQEYILDDDECPLAILMNHPSTRGSIMFHVRRRPSDYVPRKRKKKPSGKWNELDYRYEDERLPFSLELNPDGSEIPNGAGVRHRLQPNVTEVGSERPIPIHPSSPSKSTSVPAAAVATVCHTRSPTHAPESTHNYETTFDLDGNVETASLTSSRDGNRTLQNDRQPRGTDPILPAVLEFLEETEETFFHAVITDVEPSAPQFKLAPTYTLYLAARYRASTHYRPELQPTERAHRLTVMLANVASMIQRVIQERYMDASSLALWLANGSELLHMLKNDRHVGAFSTRAQDILTEAVHTAFASLVRCISLELAPAMSQFMADADEPAKEAGVLQIFSSTMALLRRCRVNAALTIQLFSHLFHTINATAFNALVSNANLCVRWFGRRLKARLNALETWAERQGLELASQCHLATIMQATHLLQAPKYNAEELATLSSTCFKLNSLQVRALLQKYQPAADEPRLPAELIENVVRVAESVADTLARADGREIRLEEEPTLALALLLPEDGYSCEVIRGVPPGLAEFLAPLQRDGLCRMAPQPTSSGYWTIYMIDHHNNYRSPSAMSNRSGGYSCHTGPSGAQPEIHVIKLHKSTNGMGLSIVAAKGAGQDRLGIYIKSVVAGGAADADGRLTAGDQLLKVDGQSLVGITQEKAAEYLVRTGPIVTLEVAKQGAIYHGLATLLSQPSPVMTRAHKIRPKSENLEASSQETNEQPSTSHSMGNLLSVPRHAIGSERSIDSVPGAILSSICSKDLEYKYYHNSDLLNSSRLVSNRYCKPFWSISQSKDLRQTCLRDHTPSSLLTYTRTYAEHTDNESVKQQSRREKRENVETVVGGGNSSGDGGNDHGTDLSSNLEHGDRYLQTRDHTISTNNTRASTDQTNHRSKTTSLSFVSEVGQPVPFTQSMNMNAVQTPSIILNSTNSVSTTTALGIKCDNFSLDSIPYIDQTDDTPTSCHPLNEFNEYQSENNNISNNRVIDVTNISQDDFAASNLPRYKNDVMGKYCRCSQHSVIEKRSQIINENGQEASNRQQEYAEANKMTIIGFQALEQRDKNYEIREKKVEKDISNKENGDSKICMISKTTPNVNNAVNPVLNLDLSGLDSDTSSDISTFNKCWKSPEEVRLGCGGRVAALAKHFSKLGDVEPIHHRPNAIKLLESSKKFSSEPNVASIQIYQKRSDYRFPAIDDINECQSELDLRNSEIKRRYLAPIGLDQMFEKSTIDLLNENGDVNYYCYHNNSADVYKGQSTDGKRKLSLSEQKQVIEQLREVSDLDGARASLLPFRSPSLPSFHVLNKEPDMEVSNSIFVDTESGTASSLSLREIQANIQRFVSSWPTDIGENSVRSENASKPLLFDDKLIKRLANSYPNIEKAKELSRNEDSEQRKQRWCKRKKYRSTNELKRTTDQRGDADKASSFLTNDQQYSRSRNEDSSQDNDNDNKTIYGLKTCKENFIFKDKFQQNPISRVAEKNHFDLLPIKSDQHAPVEIEKETSIIDKDIEIDVKLDQHWKKSVLSKIYPRSSQTHLDIGFFLRPRRMSERDLPSRLGRDATAPQQQIHTSKSVPALHNVGTDGKQQHEVFNPGYSRASSSNSVTPPVTQPPPPMTTINSSTSLRSRSSHNLHDPTKMGTLPPSGLVSRQQSSPNLNPGQTTSNNSSSANVGPSSNILQSNEAERFYQNLSIYRNQDTTTTTTTTTTTTTKQRHSPSQHSDDRNPLQLQKSSRGSQNSLNRPGTFEMNQTRDRPISAYVPQPQQQSYLVGGLSQQGCAAPPRSQSSRDIIRQEAKLQEMQEEVRRRELRGGIPVPLNQYRPTAYNLKTNMSVQSPISSAVRPTKSAGSQPNLGSSPPVTVSSAPSISTSGHVTTRQTGPSNYGYLDAQYGPYMVQYGKSPHVHQHQHQHQSQPQSQHQHPHQHQHQLQLQHQHQHQHQHQHQHQHQNIQQQNLGHIQYGHASMTSTRGKNDLIRLQSNGMLLDYGRDQGTRDIGKLYMDQNQHVAVGSQYYLNSDVRNEHYNDENGINRAQTAPEGSTMSNEIPIRPTLPEEGYPESPPPPPPSTSTHPLYSKQSDSRYTASMQDPPRGGYYPANTTGTTLQPRQYQYSATNPWQREEKEREQARRREAARQWRDQQIAELSALSHRTSQQEEQLRALQLERDFQKRAEEVANQQDDDEESNDLDTENIRVQQSLLRTTVPQDRNNSLEQHHLNLPRTNATNQSIKGNHTGQSVGGSPMHSTNVVSIHTGNGPSQQSSQNIVNTCLQQQQPHQQQQESSGSHFSSDLQHEHTNQMPNNIGQIQMSSLLHLNSSQKPLGLSQSNEEKEMHRRHEEIKRKQVEFDDTQSKKKEEEINKQQQIQQMYQQQHHSQQLQSHLKTQQMLHPSMLRLDSLIINGSSASSTHNTSNDAPLPPERGSSYAVMSQQSTLRSNNANISNIVTLAQPQSTSVKRVSFHDSNANVESVQRSVSSGNSSTSQILAMDVITEDPNNFINDAEILLASPKAPEGSGGAPITGSTPGVIGAQEVYKDPRQRRLAEKQKQQQSSQVGQVPEKLSFKEKMKMFAMETGEDGTPRDKVKISRAQREIDNIGNPTIPTLNSNNHHHHNHHNNNNNNNSSSGSNSSTSNNPNNNNSNSSNINNNSSNRQQ